One window from the genome of Mucilaginibacter ginsenosidivorans encodes:
- a CDS encoding protein-disulfide reductase DsbD family protein yields MKAILCTLIAVIVFSFAGSERANAFQKDPADTISSSDVQFTTITTAADSIAAAKKKQQQEKVKPAAKSYNAPANEKPKTLWQVFIAGFLGGFLALLMPCIYPLLPLTVSFFTKKSGNRARGILQSAIYGLSIIVIYVALGLIITLLFGSDALNALATNGIFNIFFFLLLVVFGISFLGAFELTLPSSLANKLDQNSDKGGIIGIFFMAATLVVVSFSCTGPIIGSLLVDAASKGDRLGPAVGMFGFSLALALPFTLFALFPSMLKSLPKSGGWLNSIKVVLGFLELAFAMKFLSNVDLAYHWNWFDREVFLSLWIAIGLLMGLYLIGKLKFSHDSDLSYLSVPRTFVAIIVFSFVVYMIPGLWGAPLKVISGFLPPPATQDFDLSRINTSSSAPVQNVSIKEKKYEDMFSRGKHAGLNEWYDYEQALQVSKELKKPVLIDFTGWNCPNCRKMENSVWSDAEVRKRMQNDFVLLELYVDEKSELPAADQYTSSFSGKHITSIGAKNSDYEASKFETNSQPFYVITDSQGNVLIPPQGANYSVDNYIKFLDSGIAAYKTAH; encoded by the coding sequence ATGAAAGCCATTTTATGCACGCTTATAGCAGTTATCGTATTTTCATTTGCCGGATCTGAACGTGCAAACGCGTTTCAAAAAGATCCGGCTGATACAATATCCAGCAGCGACGTTCAGTTTACTACCATTACTACCGCTGCTGATAGTATTGCTGCTGCTAAAAAGAAGCAACAGCAGGAAAAGGTAAAGCCTGCGGCGAAAAGCTACAATGCCCCGGCCAATGAAAAGCCTAAAACTTTATGGCAGGTATTTATAGCGGGCTTTTTGGGCGGTTTTTTAGCCTTGCTGATGCCCTGCATTTATCCATTGCTGCCATTGACGGTTAGTTTTTTTACCAAAAAAAGCGGTAACCGGGCCCGGGGAATATTGCAGTCAGCCATTTACGGCTTATCCATTATTGTTATTTACGTAGCCCTGGGACTGATCATTACGCTGCTTTTTGGTTCCGATGCCCTTAATGCACTCGCAACAAACGGAATATTCAATATATTCTTCTTTTTGCTGCTTGTAGTCTTCGGAATATCATTCCTGGGGGCATTTGAGCTCACACTTCCAAGCTCCCTTGCAAATAAACTTGACCAGAATTCGGACAAAGGAGGCATTATAGGAATATTCTTTATGGCAGCCACCCTGGTTGTTGTGTCTTTTTCATGTACCGGGCCAATAATTGGCTCATTGCTGGTGGACGCTGCTTCGAAAGGCGATCGCTTAGGTCCCGCGGTTGGTATGTTTGGCTTTTCACTGGCCCTGGCGCTGCCTTTTACTTTGTTTGCGCTGTTCCCGTCTATGCTGAAAAGCTTGCCAAAATCAGGCGGGTGGCTCAATAGCATAAAAGTAGTGCTTGGTTTCCTTGAACTGGCGTTTGCTATGAAATTCCTTTCCAATGTCGACCTGGCTTATCACTGGAATTGGTTCGACAGGGAGGTGTTCCTGTCTTTATGGATAGCCATTGGCCTGCTGATGGGGCTCTATCTTATTGGGAAACTTAAATTTTCGCACGACAGCGATTTGTCTTACCTATCGGTGCCAAGGACATTTGTTGCGATCATCGTGTTTTCGTTTGTAGTATATATGATACCCGGATTATGGGGAGCCCCTTTGAAAGTTATCAGCGGATTTTTACCTCCGCCGGCAACGCAGGATTTTGACCTTTCGAGAATTAACACGTCCTCTTCTGCACCTGTACAAAATGTGTCCATTAAAGAAAAGAAGTATGAAGATATGTTTAGCAGGGGTAAGCATGCCGGATTGAACGAATGGTATGATTATGAGCAGGCGTTACAGGTTTCAAAAGAATTGAAAAAGCCAGTTTTGATAGACTTTACCGGATGGAATTGCCCCAATTGCCGTAAAATGGAAAATAGTGTATGGTCTGACGCGGAGGTACGCAAACGTATGCAAAACGATTTTGTACTACTGGAATTATATGTCGATGAAAAAAGCGAACTCCCGGCAGCCGATCAATATACCTCATCATTCAGCGGAAAACATATCACCAGTATAGGGGCGAAAAACAGCGATTACGAAGCCTCAAAGTTTGAAACGAATTCCCAACCATTTTATGTAATTACCGATAGCCAGGGTAACGTGCTTATTCCTCCGCAGGGAGCCAATTACAGCGTGGATAATTACATAAAATTCCTTGATAGCGGGATTGCTGCTTATAAAACTGCGCATTGA
- a CDS encoding protein-disulfide reductase DsbD domain-containing protein, with product MKRILLAMILFAVSTGAFAQIEHPVTWSYAAKRINKNEAVVFLRATIQPGWHIYSQNVKDGGPIKTSFTFSPSKEYALIGKTSEPAPLTKYEEAFKMNVSYFEKTVTFQQKIKLKSANVNAVKGQLEFMTCNDRKCLPPDDVDFNIPLGK from the coding sequence ATGAAAAGAATACTGTTGGCTATGATACTGTTTGCCGTAAGCACAGGCGCTTTTGCACAGATCGAACATCCTGTGACCTGGTCATATGCGGCTAAAAGAATTAATAAAAACGAAGCGGTTGTATTTTTACGCGCAACTATACAGCCAGGCTGGCATATATACTCCCAAAATGTTAAAGATGGCGGGCCCATAAAAACGTCCTTCACTTTCTCACCTTCCAAAGAATATGCGCTGATAGGCAAAACAAGCGAACCTGCTCCTCTCACCAAATATGAGGAAGCTTTCAAAATGAATGTTAGCTATTTTGAAAAGACGGTTACTTTTCAGCAAAAGATCAAGCTAAAATCGGCAAATGTTAATGCCGTAAAGGGGCAGCTCGAGTTCATGACCTGTAACGACAGAAAATGCCTGCCACCAGATGATGTTGATTTTAATATCCCCCTGGGTAAATAA
- a CDS encoding biotin--[acetyl-CoA-carboxylase] ligase translates to MNAFGLYIITLQNNIFSGLFVGQNLITIQHVDSTNNFLKDLLSNSKPVSEGTVIMADSQYAGRGQQQNRWHSEPGKNLTFSILLKPVFLPVQQQFDLTRAISLAIINALEPFLGSKLKIKWPNDIYYGDGKLGGILIENLLQGSLIKNSVIGIGLNINQEHFPPEAANAVSVKQILHRDYDLKLILSEICKNVEIAYLQLRSGHYDVVRKAYLSRLYWLNEVKIFKVKDRLFEGKIVAVRDHGPLVVDDGHTTSEYNQKEIEFLNK, encoded by the coding sequence TTGAACGCTTTTGGTTTATACATAATTACTTTGCAAAATAACATATTTTCAGGATTATTTGTTGGACAAAATTTAATCACAATTCAACATGTCGATTCTACTAACAATTTCCTGAAAGATTTATTGTCAAATTCCAAGCCAGTTTCCGAAGGTACGGTCATTATGGCAGACAGCCAGTACGCGGGCCGGGGCCAGCAACAGAACCGCTGGCACAGCGAACCCGGGAAAAATCTAACGTTTAGTATCCTGTTAAAGCCGGTCTTCCTGCCTGTACAACAACAGTTCGACCTTACACGGGCCATCAGTTTAGCCATTATTAACGCACTGGAGCCATTTTTGGGCTCAAAATTGAAAATAAAATGGCCTAACGATATCTATTACGGCGATGGAAAACTGGGTGGTATACTAATAGAGAACCTGCTGCAGGGGTCCCTGATAAAGAATTCGGTAATCGGTATTGGTTTAAATATTAACCAGGAACATTTCCCGCCCGAGGCTGCTAACGCAGTGTCAGTAAAACAAATCTTACACAGGGATTATGATTTGAAATTAATATTATCAGAGATTTGTAAAAATGTAGAAATTGCCTATTTGCAGCTTAGGTCAGGCCATTATGACGTTGTAAGGAAAGCGTATTTGTCACGACTGTACTGGCTGAACGAGGTGAAAATATTTAAGGTAAAAGACCGTTTATTCGAGGGAAAGATCGTTGCAGTTCGCGACCACGGGCCGCTGGTTGTTGATGATGGTCATACAACTTCAGAATATAATCAGAAAGAAATTGAATTTTTGAACAAATAA
- the rsfS gene encoding ribosome silencing factor, giving the protein MVKNKAIKESAYISELAIYGIQEKKGNDIVRLDLRNIFSSVSDYFVICHAESTTQVKAIANSVEEEIFKATQQEPWRKEGLEYGEWILLDYVDVVIHIFRTDKREFYGVEDLWGDAEIKYYKSA; this is encoded by the coding sequence ATGGTAAAAAACAAAGCGATAAAAGAATCCGCTTACATTTCTGAACTGGCCATATACGGCATACAGGAAAAAAAGGGAAACGATATAGTGAGATTAGACCTTAGAAATATCTTCAGTTCAGTCTCTGATTATTTTGTGATTTGCCATGCCGAATCGACCACACAAGTAAAAGCCATAGCAAATAGTGTTGAAGAAGAGATTTTTAAAGCCACGCAACAGGAACCGTGGCGCAAAGAGGGGCTTGAATACGGCGAATGGATATTGCTTGATTATGTTGATGTAGTGATACATATCTTCAGGACGGACAAGCGCGAGTTTTACGGAGTAGAGGATCTTTGGGGTGACGCAGAAATTAAATACTACAAAAGCGCCTGA
- the ftsH gene encoding ATP-dependent zinc metalloprotease FtsH, which yields MKDNKQENPKPIRKISNKRPSSKPPKFNIMWLYAVVILILLGVGWFSNSNNAKPTTYQNFEVNMLKQHDVAKLQAYKNGDLITVEVFIKKESLSKPQYAEVRGGKTITGSDDNGPQYVFTYASYETLNQAINAAEKDFTDSEKVSIDYVQHDSILTNVLFQGIIMILLFAAVWIFIMRRMSGGSGGGPGGQIFNIGKSKATLFDKEAQVSVTFNDVAGLEEAKQEVMEIVDFLKNPKKYTNLGGKIPKGALLIGSPGTGKTLLAKAVAGEAQVPFFSLSGSDFVEMFVGVGASRVRDLFRQAKDKAPCIIFIDEIDAIGRARGKNNIVGGNDERENTLNQLLVEMDGFGTDSGIIILAATNRPDVLDSALLRPGRFDRQVSIDKPDLLGREQIFKVHLKPVKLAEGVDAKKLSAQTPGFAGAEIANVCNEAALIAARKNKEAVDMQDFQDAIDRVIGGLEKKNKIISPEEKRIVAYHEAGHAIAGWFLEHADPLVKVSIVPRGVAALGYAQYLPKEQFLYTTEQLEDGMCMTLGGRVAEDITFGKISTGAQNDLERITKLAYAMVTIYGMNDKVGNVSFNDTQGEYQFNKPYSEKTSELIDAEVRNQITLMYERTKKLLIDKHDGLEKLANKLLEKEILFQSDLEEILGKRPFDHRTTYDEFVNGPEGGNQEAAAGNLIHEGVADHSGTFNRNPEEKEAKSE from the coding sequence ATGAAAGATAATAAACAGGAAAATCCTAAACCCATAAGGAAGATATCCAATAAGAGACCTTCGTCAAAGCCGCCGAAGTTTAACATTATGTGGCTTTATGCGGTGGTTATTTTAATACTGCTTGGAGTGGGGTGGTTTTCGAACAGCAATAACGCCAAGCCAACTACTTACCAGAATTTTGAAGTAAACATGCTGAAACAGCATGATGTTGCCAAGCTACAGGCTTATAAAAACGGTGATCTGATAACGGTTGAAGTATTTATAAAGAAGGAAAGCTTGTCGAAACCCCAATATGCTGAAGTAAGGGGCGGTAAAACCATTACCGGTTCGGACGATAATGGCCCGCAATATGTATTTACCTACGCATCGTACGAAACACTTAACCAGGCCATAAACGCCGCTGAAAAAGATTTCACCGATTCGGAAAAGGTATCGATAGACTACGTTCAGCACGATAGTATTTTAACTAATGTACTGTTCCAGGGCATCATTATGATCCTGTTGTTTGCCGCGGTGTGGATATTTATCATGCGCCGGATGTCGGGCGGAAGCGGTGGCGGTCCGGGTGGCCAGATATTTAACATCGGCAAATCCAAAGCCACTTTGTTTGATAAGGAAGCGCAGGTTTCAGTAACTTTTAATGATGTCGCCGGTCTTGAAGAAGCAAAGCAGGAAGTAATGGAAATTGTCGACTTCCTGAAAAATCCCAAAAAATATACTAACCTGGGTGGTAAAATCCCTAAAGGCGCGTTGCTGATAGGTTCGCCGGGTACAGGTAAAACATTACTCGCCAAAGCCGTCGCGGGCGAAGCGCAGGTTCCGTTTTTCTCGCTCTCGGGTTCCGATTTCGTTGAAATGTTCGTGGGTGTGGGCGCATCGCGTGTTCGCGACCTGTTCCGCCAGGCAAAAGACAAAGCGCCTTGTATCATCTTTATCGATGAAATAGATGCTATTGGCCGTGCACGCGGAAAAAATAACATTGTAGGTGGTAACGATGAGCGCGAAAACACATTGAACCAGTTACTGGTCGAAATGGATGGTTTCGGCACCGACTCAGGTATCATCATCCTTGCAGCTACTAACCGCCCGGATGTGCTGGACTCCGCTCTATTACGCCCTGGCCGTTTTGACAGGCAGGTATCTATAGACAAACCCGACCTGCTTGGGCGCGAACAAATATTCAAGGTGCACTTAAAGCCTGTTAAACTGGCCGAAGGTGTTGACGCAAAAAAATTATCAGCACAAACCCCTGGGTTTGCAGGCGCCGAAATAGCCAACGTATGTAACGAGGCCGCGCTTATTGCCGCCCGTAAAAACAAAGAGGCTGTTGACATGCAGGATTTCCAGGATGCCATAGACCGTGTGATCGGTGGTTTGGAAAAGAAAAATAAGATCATATCCCCCGAAGAAAAGCGTATTGTTGCTTATCACGAGGCCGGTCACGCCATTGCAGGCTGGTTCCTTGAACACGCCGATCCACTGGTTAAAGTTTCCATTGTGCCGCGTGGTGTTGCTGCGTTGGGTTATGCCCAGTATTTGCCGAAAGAGCAATTCCTGTACACAACCGAGCAACTTGAAGACGGTATGTGCATGACCTTAGGCGGCCGCGTGGCTGAAGACATCACATTTGGCAAGATCTCAACAGGCGCGCAGAACGACCTGGAGAGGATCACTAAATTAGCCTATGCCATGGTTACTATTTATGGTATGAATGATAAGGTAGGCAATGTATCTTTTAACGACACGCAGGGTGAATACCAGTTCAATAAACCGTATTCGGAGAAAACATCGGAACTGATAGATGCTGAAGTGCGCAACCAGATCACTTTAATGTACGAACGTACCAAGAAGCTGCTTATTGATAAACACGACGGCCTTGAAAAGCTGGCCAATAAGCTGCTCGAAAAGGAAATTCTTTTCCAATCGGACCTGGAGGAAATTTTGGGAAAACGCCCGTTCGATCATCGTACAACCTATGATGAGTTTGTAAACGGTCCGGAAGGTGGCAACCAGGAAGCTGCTGCCGGAAACCTGATACATGAAGGTGTGGCCGACCATTCAGGTACTTTTAACAGGAATCCTGAAGAAAAAGAAGCAAAAAGCGAATAA
- a CDS encoding LutC/YkgG family protein, which yields MRDITTSKEKLLKKIRKALLEKRDNPYPNLEDLPHYPQSDEPPEIMFAEEFTAAAGQFVFCEDEIQLIDNLLNLADQRKWRKIYCWEPALQEILLKYDYPFFETDKDFEQAEVGFTLCEALIARNGSILLSNAGMAGRRLSIYPPVHIVLAYTSQILTDLKDGFKLIKNKYGSQLPSMISNVTGPSRTADIEKTLVMGAHGPKELFVFLLEG from the coding sequence ATGAGGGATATTACCACATCAAAAGAAAAGCTGCTAAAAAAGATACGTAAAGCTTTGCTTGAGAAGCGTGACAATCCTTACCCCAACCTCGAAGACCTTCCTCACTACCCTCAATCTGACGAACCGCCGGAAATAATGTTTGCTGAAGAATTTACCGCAGCAGCCGGGCAATTTGTTTTTTGTGAAGACGAGATACAGCTGATAGATAACCTGCTGAACCTTGCCGACCAGCGAAAATGGCGCAAAATATATTGCTGGGAACCCGCGTTGCAGGAAATATTACTTAAGTACGATTATCCTTTTTTTGAAACTGATAAGGATTTTGAGCAAGCTGAAGTTGGTTTTACCCTGTGCGAGGCCCTAATAGCCCGTAATGGAAGTATTCTGTTGTCCAATGCCGGAATGGCAGGCCGCAGGTTGAGTATATACCCTCCGGTACATATTGTGCTGGCGTATACTTCCCAAATTTTAACCGATCTGAAAGACGGCTTTAAATTAATAAAAAATAAATACGGCAGCCAATTGCCGTCTATGATCAGTAATGTAACCGGCCCCAGCCGGACCGCAGATATAGAAAAAACCCTGGTAATGGGCGCCCACGGCCCTAAGGAACTTTTCGTATTTTTACTTGAAGGTTAA
- a CDS encoding sensor histidine kinase, whose protein sequence is MDNESIRFIVLSAAFLFALVAGFIVYFVILYQKKQLKNKKDQEEREAFYRQEVLKTQIEIQEQTFEHVSKEIHDNITQVLSFVKLSMGTLGNTLDDAKKAKMNESRELIAQAITDLRDLSKSMSFEHITSLGLTKTIEREVEKLNKSELVKTTFLTEGQPYPLGEQRELVLFRILQEALNNALKHAKAKHFKIDLQYQHDLFTLSIEDDGAGFSPELLNNKSGSGLRNMGNRAALIGGNATIDSAPGEGCRIKVSLNPFKQLYIDGGPHPNSVS, encoded by the coding sequence ATGGATAATGAAAGTATACGATTTATTGTTTTATCCGCCGCGTTCCTGTTCGCGCTGGTGGCCGGGTTCATCGTATATTTTGTGATATTATATCAAAAAAAACAGCTTAAAAATAAAAAGGATCAGGAAGAACGTGAGGCCTTTTACCGCCAGGAAGTGCTAAAAACCCAGATAGAGATACAGGAGCAAACTTTTGAACATGTTAGTAAGGAAATACATGATAATATTACACAGGTACTATCATTTGTAAAGCTTTCCATGGGCACATTGGGGAATACCCTGGATGACGCCAAAAAAGCGAAAATGAATGAAAGCCGCGAACTGATAGCGCAGGCGATAACCGACCTGCGCGACCTTTCAAAAAGCATGAGTTTTGAACACATAACATCGCTCGGCTTAACAAAAACTATTGAAAGGGAGGTTGAAAAATTAAATAAAAGCGAGCTTGTAAAAACTACATTTTTAACTGAAGGGCAACCGTACCCGCTTGGTGAGCAGCGTGAACTGGTTTTATTCAGGATATTGCAGGAAGCTTTAAATAACGCGTTAAAGCACGCTAAGGCTAAACATTTTAAAATCGACTTGCAATATCAGCATGATTTGTTTACCTTGAGCATCGAAGACGATGGTGCAGGTTTTTCGCCTGAATTGCTTAATAATAAAAGTGGTTCAGGATTAAGAAATATGGGGAACCGTGCTGCACTGATCGGAGGAAATGCAACAATTGATAGCGCTCCGGGAGAGGGCTGTCGTATCAAGGTTTCCCTAAACCCTTTTAAGCAATTATATATCGATGGAGGCCCCCATCCAAATAGCGTTAGTTGA
- a CDS encoding response regulator transcription factor — MEAPIQIALVDDHRLFRSGIAYLINNFHHYSVLFEAGDGEEMIKKIQSKLKPDIILLDISMPKMDGISTARWLRTNHPDIKIIVLSMFEDAEKVLTMVRMGVKGYLLKDAEPVDFEDALMKVANDEIYYPDFVTRHLVHNINIDFTLAKLNSREIEFLKLSATELTYKEIAEHMCISSRTVDGYRDQLFEKLQIKSRIGLVLYAIKNKLIDV, encoded by the coding sequence ATGGAGGCCCCCATCCAAATAGCGTTAGTTGACGATCACCGGCTTTTCAGGAGCGGCATAGCTTATTTGATCAATAATTTTCATCATTACAGCGTTCTTTTCGAAGCTGGTGACGGGGAGGAAATGATCAAAAAGATACAGTCCAAATTGAAGCCGGACATCATTTTGCTGGACATCAGTATGCCCAAAATGGACGGCATATCGACAGCAAGATGGCTGCGTACCAACCATCCCGACATCAAGATCATTGTGCTTTCGATGTTTGAAGATGCCGAAAAGGTTTTGACAATGGTAAGGATGGGAGTAAAAGGCTATTTACTTAAGGACGCTGAGCCGGTGGACTTCGAGGATGCTTTAATGAAGGTGGCCAACGACGAGATATACTATCCGGATTTCGTTACCCGCCACCTGGTGCACAATATCAACATAGACTTTACCCTGGCCAAACTAAATAGCCGCGAAATTGAATTTTTAAAGCTATCAGCCACCGAGCTTACCTACAAAGAGATAGCCGAACACATGTGCATCAGTTCGCGGACAGTTGACGGCTACCGCGACCAGCTTTTTGAGAAACTCCAGATCAAAAGCCGCATTGGCCTGGTCCTTTACGCGATAAAAAATAAATTGATCGACGTTTGA
- a CDS encoding PA0069 family radical SAM protein, whose amino-acid sequence MSHEENPDFFKGRGAQVNIHNKFLKNKYVLEHVEGLDEPLLENSATQIFEETPKKIVSESNSPDLSHMYSINPYQGCEHGCIYCYARNTHEYYGFSAGLDFERKIIVKRNAAELLEQYFNKKNYEPVAILLSGNTDCYQPMERKLKITRSLLEIFLRYRNPVSIITKNNVILRDLDILSELGKLNLVHANISITSLNEQIRQKLEPRTVTASGRLAVIQKLTEIGVPVRVMAAPIIPGLNSNEIPAIIKAAADRGARAAGFTIVRLNGSIAEIFTDWIHKAFPDRAEKVLNMIRACHEGKLNDSEFGRRMGGDGKVAESIHQMFRMATNRFMAGREMPPFDYSLFVPKNGRQTSLF is encoded by the coding sequence ATGTCACACGAGGAAAATCCCGATTTTTTTAAGGGCAGGGGGGCGCAGGTCAATATTCACAATAAGTTCCTGAAGAACAAATATGTACTTGAGCATGTAGAGGGGCTCGACGAGCCTTTGCTCGAAAACTCGGCTACCCAAATATTCGAGGAAACGCCGAAAAAGATAGTAAGCGAATCGAACAGTCCCGATCTCAGCCATATGTATTCCATCAACCCTTACCAGGGTTGCGAACACGGCTGCATCTATTGCTACGCACGTAACACGCACGAATACTACGGCTTTAGCGCCGGGCTTGATTTTGAACGGAAAATTATTGTAAAGCGTAACGCAGCAGAATTGCTGGAGCAGTACTTTAACAAAAAAAATTATGAGCCGGTTGCTATCCTGTTGTCAGGCAATACGGATTGCTACCAGCCGATGGAACGCAAGCTGAAAATTACCCGCTCGCTGCTGGAAATTTTCCTTCGGTACCGTAACCCGGTAAGCATCATTACCAAAAACAACGTCATTCTGCGTGACCTGGACATTTTGAGCGAACTGGGTAAACTAAACCTCGTGCACGCCAATATCTCTATTACATCGCTTAACGAGCAGATAAGGCAGAAACTAGAACCACGCACCGTGACTGCCTCCGGCCGCCTGGCAGTGATTCAAAAGCTGACTGAGATAGGCGTGCCGGTGCGGGTAATGGCAGCGCCTATTATCCCGGGGTTGAACAGCAACGAGATACCGGCAATTATTAAAGCTGCCGCCGACCGGGGAGCAAGAGCTGCCGGCTTTACCATTGTGAGGCTCAATGGCAGCATAGCCGAGATATTCACGGACTGGATACACAAAGCTTTCCCGGACAGGGCCGAAAAGGTGTTGAACATGATCAGGGCCTGCCACGAAGGCAAGCTGAACGACAGCGAATTTGGCCGCCGCATGGGCGGCGATGGCAAGGTAGCTGAATCAATCCATCAAATGTTTAGGATGGCTACCAACCGCTTTATGGCCGGCAGGGAAATGCCGCCATTTGATTATAGTTTGTTTGTGCCGAAGAACGGGAGGCAGACAAGCCTGTTTTAA
- a CDS encoding zinc ribbon domain-containing protein: MEQTVEQKLKALYELQTIHTKIDKIRQVRGELPMEVADLEDDVEGLETRIQKIKNELDDLEDDIVTRKNLIRDAQANIKKYEAQLNEVKNNREYDAISKEIEIQGLDIQVSEKKIKEFGYEITTKTQIYEKALADLEGRRADLDAKKAELGTITSETEKEENELNSEADKAAAGIEERLLIAYNRLRGNAKNGLAVVTIQRDSCSGCFNQIPPQRQSDIRQRKKIIVCEHCGRILVDEQMALEVETA; this comes from the coding sequence ATGGAACAAACCGTAGAACAGAAGCTGAAAGCTTTATACGAACTACAAACCATCCACACCAAGATTGACAAGATACGCCAGGTAAGAGGTGAACTGCCTATGGAAGTTGCCGACCTGGAAGATGATGTAGAAGGATTGGAAACACGCATTCAGAAAATAAAAAATGAGCTGGATGATTTAGAAGATGATATTGTGACCCGCAAAAACCTGATAAGGGATGCACAGGCCAACATCAAAAAATACGAAGCACAGCTTAACGAAGTAAAGAATAACCGTGAGTACGATGCCATCTCGAAAGAGATAGAGATACAGGGACTTGACATACAGGTAAGCGAAAAGAAGATCAAAGAATTTGGTTACGAGATAACAACCAAAACCCAGATATACGAAAAAGCGCTTGCCGATTTGGAAGGCCGCCGTGCTGACCTTGATGCTAAAAAAGCTGAGCTTGGCACCATTACTTCGGAAACTGAAAAGGAAGAGAACGAGCTGAACTCGGAAGCTGACAAAGCTGCTGCAGGTATCGAGGAACGTTTGCTGATCGCTTACAACCGTTTGCGCGGTAACGCAAAGAATGGTTTGGCTGTAGTAACTATCCAGCGCGATTCGTGCTCAGGTTGCTTCAATCAGATCCCGCCTCAGCGCCAGTCGGACATCCGCCAACGCAAAAAAATCATTGTTTGCGAACATTGCGGCCGTATTTTGGTTGATGAGCAGATGGCTTTGGAAGTAGAGACTGCGTAA
- a CDS encoding Nif3-like dinuclear metal center hexameric protein: protein MKLSLLTAYLESLAPLNYQEDYDNSGLIVGHPDKEVHQALLSLDCTEAIVEEAIAKQCEVIISHHPIVFRGLKRFNGKTYVERVVEKAIKNNIAIYAIHTNLDNVMEGVNAKICEMLELKNCRILSPKNGLLKKLVTYVPVEKAEQVRNALFHAGAGNIGDYSECSFNAEGTGTFKGGEDTNPYVGEPGKRHYENEVRIETVYPAPIESKLLMALFLAHPYEEVAYDLYNLTNQHQQIGSGMIGELDEEMSGEEFLFVIKQSMDAKVIRHTALTGKPVKRVAVCGGAGSFLLKHAISAGADFFVTADYKYHEFFDAEGKLVIADIGHFESEQFTAQLLYDIIQKKFPNFAVRLTEINTNPVKYFI from the coding sequence ATGAAACTATCGCTGCTGACCGCCTACCTTGAAAGCCTGGCTCCTTTGAATTACCAGGAGGATTATGACAATTCCGGCCTTATCGTCGGTCACCCTGACAAAGAAGTGCACCAGGCGTTATTGTCGCTCGATTGTACCGAGGCTATTGTGGAAGAGGCCATAGCAAAACAGTGCGAGGTCATCATTTCACATCACCCCATAGTTTTCCGCGGATTGAAAAGATTTAACGGAAAAACTTACGTAGAGCGTGTGGTTGAAAAGGCCATCAAAAACAACATTGCCATCTACGCCATTCACACCAACCTGGATAACGTGATGGAGGGAGTGAATGCGAAGATATGCGAGATGCTGGAGTTGAAGAATTGCCGCATACTGTCGCCAAAAAATGGCTTGCTGAAAAAGCTGGTTACTTATGTGCCCGTGGAAAAAGCCGAGCAGGTAAGAAACGCCCTTTTTCACGCCGGGGCGGGAAATATAGGCGACTATAGTGAGTGCAGTTTTAACGCTGAAGGTACGGGAACTTTTAAAGGCGGCGAAGATACTAATCCCTATGTAGGCGAACCAGGCAAACGGCATTACGAAAACGAGGTGAGGATTGAGACCGTGTATCCTGCGCCTATAGAAAGTAAGTTACTCATGGCACTGTTCCTGGCTCACCCTTACGAGGAAGTAGCTTATGACTTATATAATTTAACTAATCAGCACCAGCAGATAGGTTCGGGTATGATAGGTGAATTGGACGAAGAAATGAGCGGCGAGGAGTTCCTGTTTGTTATTAAGCAAAGCATGGATGCAAAGGTCATCAGGCATACGGCGTTAACCGGCAAACCGGTAAAGCGCGTAGCAGTGTGCGGTGGTGCCGGAAGCTTCCTGCTGAAGCATGCCATATCGGCAGGGGCCGACTTTTTTGTCACCGCCGATTACAAATATCATGAGTTTTTTGACGCCGAGGGAAAGCTGGTTATAGCCGATATCGGACATTTTGAAAGTGAGCAATTTACGGCTCAATTATTGTATGATATTATTCAGAAAAAATTTCCTAACTTTGCCGTCCGTTTAACAGAGATTAATACAAACCCCGTCAAATATTTTATTTAA